A genomic stretch from Oscarella lobularis chromosome 11, ooOscLobu1.1, whole genome shotgun sequence includes:
- the LOC136192984 gene encoding fibropellin-1-like isoform X1 gives MKNFRQILALAFLCLVANRLADAQCTPNSCQNGATCDDTGGPAVCTCVAGYTGATCETNIDECASMPCQNGGTCLDEVNGYQCQCAEGYTGVDCEIDIDECASMPCWYGGSCMEDPRAGFYICSCAAGYTGTSCATNIDECASMPCQNGGMCVDEANAFQCQCARGYTGEQCETDIDECVSMPCLNGGACMEDSLAGYYKCNCATGFTGADCETDIDECVSMPCLNGGSCMEDSLAGYYKCNCVAAYTGADCETNVGDCASMPCQNGGTCTREVKGYQCQCARGFTGADCETDIDECVSMPCLNGGSCMEDSLAGYYKCNCATGFTGADCETDIDECVSMPCLNGGSCMEDSLAGYYRCNCVAGYTGADCETNVGECASMPCGGSEVNGYKLWSIAIALPLLWL, from the exons ATGAAGAATTTTCGGCAAATCCTTGCCCTT GCTTTCCTGTGCCTAGTTGCCAATCGTCTAGCAG ACGCTCAATGCACGCCAAACTCGTGCCAGAATGGGGCGACGTGCGACGATACGGGAGGACCAGCTGTATGTACGTGTGTCGCGGGATATACGGGCGCGAcgtgcgagacgaatatcgacgaatgcgcttcaATGCCGTGTcagaacggaggaacgtgccTGGATGAAGTCAATGGGTACCAATGCCAGTGCGCTGAGGGATATACTGGAGTTGACTGCGAAAttgatattgacgaatgcgcgtcgaTGCCTTGTTGGTACGGAGGCTCATGCATGGAAGACCCTCGTGCGGGTTTCTATATATGCAGTTGCGCTGCTGGATACACTGGAACTAGTTGCGCAACtaacatcgacgaatgtgcgtcaatgccttgtcaaaatgggggAATGTGCGTGGATGAAGCCAATGCTTTTCAGTGTCAGTGCGCTAGAGGATATACCGGAGAGCAGTGTGAGActgatattgatgaatgcgTGTCAATGCCTTGTTTAAACGGGGGCGCATGCATGGAAGACTCTCTTGCAGGTTACTATAAGTGCAATTGCGCTACTGGATTCACAGGAGCTGATTGTGAAActgatattgatgaatgcgTGTCAATGCCTTGTTTGAACGGGGGCTCATGCATGGAAGACTCTCTTGCGGGTTACTATAAGTGCAATTGCGTTGCTGCATACACGGGGGCTGATTGTGAAACTAACGTTGGCGATTGCGCTTCAATGCCTTGTCAGAATGGGGGAACGTGCACACGTGAAGTCAAAGGATATCAATGTCAGTGTGCTAGAGGATTCACAGGAGCTGATTGTGAAActgatattgatgaatgcgTGTCGATGCCTTGTTTGAACGGGGGCTCATGCATGGAAGACTCTCTTGCGGGTTACTATAAGTGCAATTGCGCTACTGGATTCACAGGAGCTGATTGTGAAActgatattgatgaatgcgTGTCAATGCCTTGTTTGAACGGGGGCTCATGCATGGAAGACTCTCTTGCGGGTTACTATAGGTGCAATTGCGTTGCTGGATACACGGGGGCTGATTGTGAAACTAACGTCGGCGAATGCGCTTCGATGCCTTGTGGGGGAAGTGAAGTCAACGGATACAAATTATGGTCTATTGCAATCGCCCTTCCGCTGCTGTGGCTGTAA
- the LOC136192993 gene encoding uncharacterized protein: protein MSVEIGVGDVLKAFLYDQEYEESGGLAPRALRAESDFVDDDEEEEKLRSNQKKAVADIAGELASIGDQIDRENESALQGPSDVVEALVKKTPDEEEVKRIFDQAAEKAVYLSSMEEGLARVGAVVYLAKKTADLLRGENVPGHISKVFTWAIDYVKNKLGTTFKKKENGTWIAQDPEKHF, encoded by the exons ATGTCGGTCGAGATTGGAGTCGGTGACGTCCTCAAAGCTTTTCTCTACGATCAAGAGTATGAAGAAAGTGGCGGCCTCGCTCCACGCGCCCTGCGCGCCGAAagcgacttcgtcgacgacgatgaagaagaagaaaaactgagatcaaatcaaaagaaagcggTAGCCGATATCGCCGGGGAGTTGGCGTCGATCGGCGACCagatcgatcgcgaaaatGAATCCGCCCTCCAAGgtccgagcgacgtcgtcgaagcgttgGTCAAAAAAACGCCGGATGAAGAAGAGGTCAAGAGAATATTTGATCAGGCAGCcgaaaaagccgtttacctGTCGTCGATGGAAGAGGGACTTGCTCGCGTGGGCGCGGTCGTTTACTTGGCCAAAAAGACGGCCGATTTGCTGCGCGGCGAAAATGTGCCAGGCCACATTTCGAAAGTTTTCACGTGGGCGATAGATTATGTGAAGAATAAGCTGGGAACGACGttcaagaagaaggaaaacggCACCTGG ATTGCCCAGGATCCAGAAAAGCATTTTTGA